A region of the Culex quinquefasciatus strain JHB chromosome 1, VPISU_Cqui_1.0_pri_paternal, whole genome shotgun sequence genome:
gtaatcgaaaatttcaacaaccatcttgcaaagttctttgtcatgtgtaacataaccacccgcaccttttttcaagaaaaataatatttttccgaccgattaaaaaaattgcgagcatgttcaaacaattattcctgatgtcggagaagtgataaaaaagcaaaattataatccataatttttctataaattgaattttttcactccaactgggaacccctaggtctatccacgaccgtttccaatgaccgtgagaagatgccagaaaatccagctacgagctaaatccacaataaaacttcgcgctgcagacagtcttagactggttgcaacgcggctctactttgttctagctgtttcatttttcaaatagaactgaaacagaccacccgcaacgcggagttgcagttttatttttcgagcagtattttgaaaccggaataaaactgctcgacgagtttgtttcaaacgtgagacgatttggaactggaatagaactcagtttcaaaaaaaaaatcagatatatagagatatccacgtattcttacacacacactatgatgctgtgttgataatcatacgcacacaattaaaagcattttttgaaacaacatatagatcagcgcgttgcgagcaccgtgttctagtttcatttcctccagttctaaaaatttaaaactgctcgcaatttgaaacaattataaaacttcgcgCTGCAGACAGTCTTAGCTCGCCTTTTCTGTTGCCTTTTCTTGCGTTCGCACTTCagactgctcgatttttttgacaacgagaactgtcaagagcaaatgacagatctcgttgtcaaatcagtcgagctgtttgttttgaacttttcatttttttcacgtTCACGTTTGTTGGCAAAAGGAACCTGTGCCGCGGAGAAAACGGTATTACGCGACTACCGGTGGCCAAGTCGGAGAAGCATCTGATAATACCGGCTTTGTTGGTACGACGACGGCGAGAACTTTCCGGTAGGGAATTTACCGGCTTTGTGGGTTGAGAGTTTTGACTGactacttgtttttttttctcttttcagaGAACTGCTCGCTGGTTCGGGTGGCAGCATCTTCGTCTCCCACCAGGGCCACCTCGAATTTGCCCGCGGCCATGCAGGTTTCGCTTACGAGTTACAACTAAAACCGTCGTTGATTTAGCAAGTGACGGTTGTCCAACTGCACTAAAGTCTACACAGCTCATGGCACAAAACTGCGACCTTCACCAGCAACAACACCATCATCTACGGCGGCACCAGCCGAAGCTAACCCGAGTGCCGAGCTGAAAATTTTTCCGGCGGAAACACAAAAACGGCCACGTTGCCACTTAACCGCACGACTACCATTTTCGTTTACTGCCATCAAAGTTCCCGTTCGATTATCTCGACCAGGACAAgtgaaaatccatgaaaatcgtGCAAAATGGCCGCCACTAGAAAGGACATCGAAAAGGCCGCTACCCTTCACCGGAACCGCGTCACGCTGACCTTGCGCAATGTCCGCAGCCTGGAGAAGGTGTGCGCTGACCTGATCAGCGGCGCCAAGAAGCAGAA
Encoded here:
- the LOC6044486 gene encoding LOW QUALITY PROTEIN: 40S ribosomal protein S20 (The sequence of the model RefSeq protein was modified relative to this genomic sequence to represent the inferred CDS: inserted 2 bases in 2 codons); this encodes MAATRKDIEKAATLHRNRVTLTLRNVRSLEKVCADLISGAKKQKLRVKGPVRMPTKILRITTXPCGDGSKXDRFQVKVTIADP